The proteins below are encoded in one region of Triticum aestivum cultivar Chinese Spring chromosome 1B, IWGSC CS RefSeq v2.1, whole genome shotgun sequence:
- the LOC123107468 gene encoding patatin-like protein 2, producing the protein MCSHGHAEPATACPPPSQGRLITVLSIDGGGIRGLIPSTILACLESKLQELDGPDARIADYFDVIAGTSTGALVTSMLAAPGENKRPLFEAKEINKFYLDNGPKIFPQRSWGLLTPIGNMFGAVMGPKYDGKFLHDKIKSLTNDVTVADTVTNIIVPTFDVKYLQPIIFNTYEAKVDPLKNAHLSDICISTSAAPTYFPAHYFTTRDPAGKLPDREYHLIDGGVAANNPTMAAMSMITKEVLRRNPDFTHGKPAEYGNYLIISIGTGSAKMAEKYTAPDCAKWGVLRWLYDGGFTPLIDIFSHASADMVDIHAAVLFQALRIEKNYLRIQDDSLTGHTSSVDIATKENMEALIGIGKNLLKKNVSRVNIDTGMYESVDGEGTNEEALARFARKLSVERKLRQTNLNSK; encoded by the exons ATGTGCAGCCATGGCCATGCGGAGCCGGCGACGGCGTGCCCGCCGCCGTCGCAGGGGCGGCTCATCACGGTGCTCAGCATCGACGGCGGCGGCATCCGCGGTCTCATCCCCTCCACCATCCTCGCCTGCCTCGAGTCCAAGCTCCAG GAGCTGGACGGGCCGGACGCGCGCATCGCGGACTACTTCGACGTGATCGCCGGGACGAGCACGGGCGCGCTGGTCACGTCCATGCTGGCCGCGCCCGGCGAGAACAAGCGGCCGCTCTTCGAGGCCAAGGAAATCAACAAGTTCTACCTCGACAACGGGCCCAAGATCTTCCCCCAGAGGAG CTGGGGATTGCTGACCCCGATAGGGAACATGTTCGGCGCCGTCATGGGTCCCAAGTACGACGGCAAGTTCCTGCACGACAAGATCAAGAGCCTCACCAACGACGTCACCGTCGCCGACACCGTCACCAACATCATCGTCCCGACGTTCGACGTTAAGTACCTGCAGCCGATCATCTTCAATACCTATGAGGCCAAGGTGGACCCGCTCAAGAACGCGCACCTCTCCGACATCTGCATCAGCACGTCCGCCGCGCCCACCTACTTCCCCGCGCACTACTTCACCACCCGCGACCCCGCGGGCAAGCTGCCGGACCGCGAGTATcacctcatcgacggcggcgtggCCGCCAACAACCCCACCATGGCCGCCATGTCCATGATCACCAAGGAGGTGCTGCGCCGCAACCCCGACTTCACGCACGGCAAGCCCGCCGAGTACGGCAACTACCTCATCATCTCCATCGGCACGGGGTCCGCCAAAATGGCCGAGAAGTACACCGCGCCCGATTGCGCCAAGTGGGGCGTCCTCCGCTGGCTCTATGACGGTGGCTTCACCCCGCTCATCGACATCTTCTCCCATGCGAGCGCCGACATGGTCGACATCCACGCCGCCGTGCTGTTTCAGGCCCTCCGCATCGAGAAGAACTACCTACGCATCCAGGACGACTCGCTCACGGGGCACACGTCCTCGGTCGATATCGCCACCAAAGAGAACATGGAGGCGCTCATCGGGATCGGGAAGAATCTTCTCAAGAAGAATGTGTCCCGGGTGAACATTGACACAGGGATGTATGAGTCCGTCGACGGCGAGGGCACCAACGAAGAGGCGCTCGCGCGCTTCGCCCGGAAACTCTCCGTCGAGCGTAAGCTGCGCCAAACCAACCTCAACTCTAAATAG